Proteins from a genomic interval of Heteronotia binoei isolate CCM8104 ecotype False Entrance Well chromosome 7, APGP_CSIRO_Hbin_v1, whole genome shotgun sequence:
- the TIMM21 gene encoding mitochondrial import inner membrane translocase subunit Tim21, with product MMLSSFVRGIHLSDRLRGFPLKWSCVRQRKAFIRTWVCFKLGQGLNRNESVLHSGAAFENARRKIWTPRESLRASRSENSNTQVSVPKSQKGGASLSAAQKVKEVGRDFTYLIVVVVGIGITGGLFYVIFKELFSSSSPSKIYGEALEKCRAHPEVIGVFGEPIKGYGEATRRGRRQLVSHIEYIKDGLKYMRLKFYIEGSEKGKQGTVHLEVKENPENGKYEYRYIFVDIDVYPRRTIIVEDNR from the exons ATGATGCTTTCTTCTTTTGTCCGAGGTATTCATTTAAGCGACAGGCTACGGGGATTCCCTTTGAAATGGTCCTGTGTACGCCAAAGGAAAGCTTTTATAAGGACTTGGGTATGTTTCAAGTTAGGGCAAGGGTTGAACCGCAATGAATCTGTTTTGCACTCTGGAGCAGCCTTTGAAAATGCGAGGAGGAAGATCTGGACTCCAAGAGAGTCCCTGAGAGCGAGTAGATCTGAAAACAGCAACACGCAGGTGTCAGTGCCCAAAAGCCAGAAAGGAGGAGCCTCCTTGTCAGCTGCTCAGAAAG TGAAAGAAGTTGGAAGAGATTTCACATACTTAATTGTGGTGGTGGTTGGAATCGGCATTACAG gtggtttattctatgtgattttTAAAGAGTTGTTCTCTTCCTCTAGTCCCAGTAAGATCTATGGAGAAGCTTTAGAGAAATGCAGAGCCCACCCTGAG GTAATAGGTGTTTTTGGTGAACCCATAAAAGGTTATGGTGAAGCAACACGCCGTGGGAGAAGACAGCTTGTCAG TCACATTGAGTACATAAAAGATGGACTGAAATATATGCGCCTAAAATTCTACATTGAAGGCTCAGAGAAAGGAAAACAAGGGACAGTTCACCTGGAAGTGAAAGAG AATCCTGAAAATGGAAAATATGAATATCGCTACATATTTGTGGATATTGATGTTTACCC